A stretch of the Desulfovibrio porci genome encodes the following:
- a CDS encoding P-II family nitrogen regulator produces the protein MSVLATIYAPGKLLVSIVGRNQGDLVVETVKRAGARGGTVLLGRGTAENRILRLLCLGDTEKDLVLTLAPAGEMPAIIKALRDKGGPARKAPGIGFVIDVSGILRHILPGSGGPAPQPSITATGENMSAQASHQLICVIVNAGYADDVMNAARAAGATGGTIINARGTGREEDVKFFGITIVPEKEFLMVLAEKASAPDILEAIRRTPSLNEPGIGIAFCMDVESFFPLGRAAGQS, from the coding sequence ATGAGCGTACTGGCCACAATCTACGCGCCCGGCAAGCTCTTGGTGAGCATTGTGGGCAGAAACCAGGGTGATCTTGTGGTGGAAACCGTCAAACGGGCGGGCGCGCGCGGCGGCACGGTGCTGCTTGGGCGCGGCACGGCGGAAAACCGCATCCTGAGGCTGCTCTGCCTGGGCGACACGGAAAAGGATCTGGTGCTCACCCTGGCCCCGGCCGGGGAGATGCCCGCCATCATCAAGGCCCTGCGTGATAAGGGCGGCCCGGCCAGAAAGGCGCCGGGCATCGGCTTCGTCATCGACGTGTCCGGCATATTGCGGCACATTCTGCCCGGGTCCGGCGGCCCGGCCCCCCAACCTTCCATTACGGCAACAGGTGAAAACATGAGCGCACAGGCAAGCCACCAACTGATCTGCGTCATCGTCAACGCGGGCTACGCCGACGACGTGATGAACGCGGCGCGCGCGGCGGGGGCTACGGGCGGCACGATCATCAACGCGCGCGGCACGGGCCGGGAAGAGGACGTGAAATTTTTCGGCATCACCATTGTGCCGGAAAAGGAATTTCTGATGGTTCTGGCGGAAAAGGCGTCGGCTCCGGACATTCTTGAGGCTATCCGCCGGACGCCCAGTCTGAACGAGCCCGGCATCGGCATCGCCTTTTGTATGG